In a single window of the Bradyrhizobium erythrophlei genome:
- a CDS encoding medium chain dehydrogenase/reductase family protein, translating to MSWQHVRISRFGGPEVLELAEESTIPNPGPGEVRIKVLAAGTGFTDSFIRRGRYPDFKGPLPFTPGYELVGVVEKAGSGVVAPREGQIVADLCVVGGYAQYAIRPARFLVPVPDGVDAAEAVCIPLAYLTAFQMLTRYRRLFPGETILVVGASGTVGTALLDLACHFGLKAIGTCSAANLTAVERFGATAIDYRAGDFVASVRELTAGRVGGAGVDAAFDAIGGSHFDRSFACLAPGGLLIGYGSQTMAIGRESIIAAGLGLARLKLWGALNFLFRGRRALWYSITDRRLSHPEEFKADMAALFELLHHGAIHPVIIDRQPLAAAKNVHGRIDAGGLGGKVVLLPWLASQDG from the coding sequence ATGTCGTGGCAACACGTTCGCATATCCCGGTTCGGTGGCCCCGAGGTCTTGGAGCTGGCGGAAGAGTCAACAATTCCCAATCCGGGCCCCGGCGAGGTGCGGATCAAGGTTCTCGCAGCCGGGACCGGTTTCACTGACAGCTTCATTCGGCGTGGCCGCTACCCGGACTTCAAAGGACCGCTGCCGTTCACTCCAGGCTACGAGCTAGTGGGTGTTGTCGAGAAGGCTGGCTCCGGTGTTGTCGCGCCGCGCGAGGGGCAAATCGTTGCCGATCTCTGCGTAGTCGGCGGTTACGCGCAATATGCAATTCGGCCCGCGCGTTTTCTTGTACCGGTTCCAGATGGCGTCGATGCGGCAGAGGCCGTTTGCATCCCGCTCGCCTACCTTACAGCCTTCCAGATGCTCACGCGCTATCGTCGCTTATTTCCCGGCGAGACGATCCTCGTCGTCGGCGCGTCGGGCACGGTCGGTACGGCGCTGCTCGATCTCGCTTGTCATTTTGGCCTCAAGGCAATCGGTACGTGCTCAGCAGCGAACCTCACTGCAGTTGAGCGGTTTGGTGCTACCGCAATCGACTATCGCGCTGGCGACTTCGTTGCTTCGGTGCGTGAACTCACGGCGGGACGAGTTGGCGGCGCCGGCGTCGATGCGGCATTCGACGCGATCGGTGGATCTCATTTTGACCGGTCTTTTGCCTGCCTCGCGCCGGGGGGACTCCTTATCGGCTATGGCTCCCAGACCATGGCGATCGGGCGCGAAAGTATAATCGCGGCGGGGCTAGGATTGGCGCGGTTGAAGCTCTGGGGCGCGTTGAACTTTCTATTCCGCGGCCGTCGTGCACTTTGGTACAGCATCACCGATCGTCGCTTGTCTCACCCTGAAGAGTTTAAGGCTGACATGGCCGCTTTGTTCGAGTTGTTGCACCACGGCGCCATTCATCCTGTGATAATCGATCGCCAACCACTGGCCGCCGCGAAAAATGTCCACGGCCGCATCGACGCTGGTGGGCTCGGCGGTAAGGTCGTGCTGCTGCCCTGGCTCGCCTCTCAGGATGGTTGA
- the tnpC gene encoding IS66 family transposase, with amino-acid sequence MPSDVLPDDPETLKAMLLAERMQNERLRQIIKEMQRHRFGRRAETLPEDQMLLGLEDVEQTVAGDEAAADQMTPAERTARAERRRSNRGSLPAHLPRIEIVVGIDDKTCPCCQGELHRIGEDKSERLDIVPAQFRVLVTRRPKYACRKCEDGVLQAPAPARLIEGGLPTEATVAQVLVSKYADHLPLYRQAQIYARHGINLDRSTLADWVGRAAWHLRPLHERLLTKLKGAVRLFADETTAPVLDPGRGRTKTGQLWAYAADDRPWGGSDPPGVAYVYAPDRKAERPIAHLEGFKGILQVDGYAGYRKLADRGDVRLAFCWSHVRRGFYELATPGPSPIASEALEHVAALYAVEKDIRGRHADERRTARQQRSRPLIDALEPWLRAKLGLISQKSKLANAIRYALSRWEGLTRFIDNGRIELDNNTVERSIRPIALNRKNALFAGSDGGAQHWATIASLIETCKLNDVDPLAYLTDVLTRIVNGHPNSDIDQLLPWSYRQPDLKAVA; translated from the coding sequence ATGCCGAGCGACGTCTTGCCTGACGATCCCGAGACGCTGAAAGCGATGCTGCTCGCCGAGCGAATGCAGAACGAGCGGCTGCGTCAGATCATCAAGGAAATGCAGCGACATCGGTTTGGCCGCAGGGCGGAGACGCTGCCCGAAGACCAGATGCTGCTGGGTCTCGAAGACGTCGAGCAGACTGTGGCAGGCGATGAGGCGGCGGCAGACCAGATGACGCCCGCCGAGCGTACGGCACGGGCCGAAAGACGCCGAAGTAACCGGGGCTCCCTGCCAGCGCATCTGCCGCGGATTGAGATCGTCGTCGGCATCGATGACAAGACCTGTCCCTGCTGCCAGGGTGAACTGCACCGGATCGGCGAGGACAAGAGCGAGCGGCTGGACATTGTGCCGGCGCAGTTCCGGGTGCTTGTCACCCGGCGCCCCAAATATGCCTGCCGCAAATGCGAGGACGGCGTTTTACAAGCGCCGGCGCCGGCACGGCTCATCGAAGGTGGGCTGCCGACCGAGGCCACCGTCGCCCAGGTCCTGGTCTCCAAATATGCCGACCATCTGCCGCTCTATCGACAGGCCCAGATCTACGCTCGTCACGGGATCAACCTGGACCGGTCCACGCTGGCGGACTGGGTCGGTCGTGCTGCCTGGCACCTTCGGCCGCTGCATGAGCGCCTGCTGACCAAGCTCAAGGGGGCGGTACGGCTGTTCGCCGATGAAACGACGGCGCCGGTGCTCGACCCCGGCCGCGGCCGCACCAAGACCGGCCAGCTCTGGGCCTACGCAGCCGATGATCGGCCATGGGGCGGGTCCGATCCGCCGGGCGTCGCTTATGTCTACGCACCCGACCGCAAAGCCGAACGGCCCATCGCCCATCTTGAAGGCTTCAAGGGAATTCTGCAGGTCGATGGCTATGCCGGTTACCGCAAACTCGCCGACCGCGGCGACGTCCGCCTTGCATTCTGCTGGTCGCATGTACGGCGTGGCTTCTACGAGCTTGCAACGCCCGGCCCGTCGCCGATCGCCAGCGAAGCGCTCGAACACGTTGCCGCGCTCTATGCCGTCGAGAAAGACATTCGCGGTCGTCACGCTGACGAGCGTCGAACAGCCCGGCAACAGAGAAGCCGTCCGCTGATCGACGCGCTCGAGCCTTGGCTCCGCGCAAAGCTTGGTCTGATCAGCCAGAAGAGCAAACTTGCTAATGCCATCCGCTACGCCCTGTCTCGCTGGGAAGGCCTGACACGCTTCATCGACAACGGCCGCATCGAACTCGACAACAACACCGTCGAACGATCAATCCGCCCGATCGCGCTCAACCGAAAGAATGCGTTGTTCGCCGGGTCGGACGGCGGTGCCCAGCACTGGGCCACTATCGCCTCGCTCATCGAGACGTGCAAACTCAATGACGTCGACCCGCTGGCTTACCTCACCGACGTCCTCACCAGGATCGTCAACGGTCATCCCAACAGCGACATCGATCAGCTGTTGCCATGGTCCTACCGACAGCCAGACCTTAAAGCCGTGGCGTGA
- a CDS encoding adenylate/guanylate cyclase domain-containing protein: MAPTVVLAVVGLLAGCAYRHFANDPGEATLANYLRSSVHGMGLALSGWAVHLYFTSGSSEWVRRWPLVVELVVQSVIMAIVVATVAIGLEAALYGHRIEVAWLVDHFPRIVGITFGMSVLLGAAFELSRLIGSRVLLNVILGRYRRPTREERVFLFLDLVGSTSLAESMGELRMHDLLTRFFFDIDEAILAHGGEVHAYVGDEVIVTWRLAAKMSERRYLDCFFAIQDRIAEKADSYRREFGVVPLFRAGLHAGSVVISECGDSRRQIAYFGDTMNVTARLQEHCKDVGRALLVSADLLRLVRPNSDLVVEALGPTQLRGRAAAVEVFAVERRRRSTNA; this comes from the coding sequence ATGGCACCTACGGTCGTTCTAGCCGTGGTCGGTTTGCTTGCGGGCTGCGCTTATCGTCACTTCGCCAACGATCCGGGCGAAGCCACTCTCGCAAACTACCTGCGCAGCAGCGTCCATGGGATGGGTCTGGCGCTCTCCGGCTGGGCGGTTCATCTCTACTTCACGTCAGGCAGCAGTGAATGGGTGAGACGATGGCCGCTCGTCGTCGAGCTTGTCGTGCAGTCTGTGATAATGGCGATCGTCGTTGCGACAGTCGCCATAGGTTTGGAGGCCGCCCTCTATGGTCATCGGATCGAGGTCGCGTGGCTCGTCGACCACTTCCCTCGCATCGTCGGCATCACCTTCGGGATGTCCGTTCTGCTGGGCGCGGCTTTCGAACTTTCGCGGCTAATCGGCAGCCGAGTCCTCCTCAACGTGATCCTCGGACGATATCGAAGGCCGACACGAGAAGAACGGGTGTTTTTGTTTCTTGATCTCGTCGGATCGACGTCGCTCGCCGAGTCGATGGGTGAGTTGCGCATGCACGACCTTCTCACTCGGTTCTTCTTCGATATTGACGAGGCGATCCTCGCGCATGGTGGCGAGGTGCATGCATATGTCGGGGACGAGGTAATCGTAACGTGGCGACTTGCGGCCAAGATGTCAGAACGACGTTACCTCGACTGCTTTTTCGCCATCCAAGATAGAATTGCGGAGAAAGCAGATTCATATAGGCGTGAGTTCGGCGTGGTGCCGCTGTTTCGCGCCGGACTGCATGCGGGTTCAGTGGTGATCAGCGAGTGCGGGGACTCGCGCCGACAGATCGCTTATTTCGGCGACACAATGAACGTCACAGCCCGGCTGCAAGAGCATTGCAAAGACGTCGGCCGCGCTCTGCTTGTATCTGCTGATCTTCTGCGCCTCGTGCGTCCTAACAGTGACCTTGTTGTCGAAGCGCTGGGACCAACGCAGTTGCGCGGGCGCGCCGCAGCGGTTGAAGTCTTCGCTGTCGAGCGCCGCCGCCGCTCGACCAATGCTTGA
- a CDS encoding high-potential iron-sulfur protein, which translates to MTGSQGISRRLVLTIAAGASVTSAAVVISTSTPAQAAKASQKIVKYQDTPKGEQRCENCVQFEAPSACKTVDGTVAAQGWCMVYAKKQA; encoded by the coding sequence ATGACAGGGTCACAAGGAATTTCCCGGCGGCTGGTTTTGACTATTGCTGCCGGGGCATCGGTTACGAGCGCGGCAGTGGTCATCAGTACATCGACGCCCGCGCAGGCGGCCAAGGCGTCGCAGAAAATCGTAAAGTATCAGGACACCCCAAAGGGGGAGCAACGCTGCGAAAACTGCGTGCAGTTTGAAGCCCCGTCGGCCTGCAAAACCGTGGATGGAACTGTTGCCGCGCAAGGCTGGTGCATGGTCTATGCGAAGAAGCAGGCATAA
- a CDS encoding sensor histidine kinase yields the protein MSIKAPQAEHEPDYLKELLAQAGVDAQASTVAATLQEVVIAELHHRVKNTLAIVSAVTSQSLRTANSLEEATKTIADRLQALGVAQDLLVRERWTGAGCRTLIEGAVKAFQSKSLDQFEIAGDNIAVSSGPAISLSMVIHELCTNAVKHGALSAPHGRVSISWAVSEDHPKRFKLHWKEHDGPPVQEPSRKSFGSRLIEQALPGQLQGEARLRFEPDGLSCEVNIPLSVMQERPLALGASA from the coding sequence ATGAGCATCAAAGCACCCCAAGCTGAACACGAGCCCGATTATCTAAAGGAATTGCTCGCTCAGGCTGGCGTCGACGCGCAGGCTTCCACCGTAGCCGCCACGCTCCAAGAGGTCGTCATCGCTGAACTTCATCACCGGGTGAAGAATACGCTGGCGATTGTCTCAGCAGTTACGTCTCAAAGTCTCAGGACGGCGAACAGCCTAGAAGAGGCCACCAAAACGATAGCAGATCGCCTTCAGGCGTTGGGAGTAGCGCAGGACCTTCTGGTTCGCGAGCGATGGACTGGCGCAGGGTGTCGGACCTTGATCGAAGGTGCCGTGAAGGCCTTCCAATCTAAAAGCCTTGATCAGTTTGAAATCGCCGGGGACAACATCGCGGTTTCTTCCGGCCCTGCTATTTCCCTCTCAATGGTAATTCACGAACTCTGCACGAACGCTGTGAAACACGGCGCGCTGTCCGCGCCCCACGGACGCGTTTCAATTTCGTGGGCTGTCTCCGAAGATCACCCGAAGCGATTTAAGCTGCACTGGAAAGAACACGATGGCCCTCCAGTCCAAGAACCTTCTCGAAAGAGCTTCGGTTCCCGGCTTATCGAGCAAGCGCTACCGGGGCAGCTACAGGGTGAAGCTCGACTTAGATTTGAGCCAGATGGTTTGAGTTGCGAGGTGAACATTCCGCTGAGTGTTATGCAGGAGCGGCCTCTGGCGCTTGGGGCGTCTGCTTGA
- the tnpA gene encoding IS66-like element accessory protein TnpA has product MFTGAGRRRTWRDEDKARIVAEIATSGDSVCAVARRHGLSPQQLFGWRRQLRESEAGRSEADGLQFVPALVDAGSSPVQQRRMPRGKVEASAGTIEVEIDGVTVRVGRGADAKTLMAVLRALKAGA; this is encoded by the coding sequence GTGTTTACCGGCGCCGGGCGGCGGCGGACATGGCGCGATGAAGACAAGGCGCGGATTGTCGCCGAGATCGCGACGAGCGGAGATTCGGTCTGTGCCGTGGCTCGACGCCATGGATTATCGCCGCAGCAGTTGTTTGGCTGGCGACGTCAATTGAGAGAATCTGAGGCTGGACGTTCTGAGGCTGACGGGCTGCAGTTCGTGCCGGCACTTGTGGATGCGGGATCGTCTCCTGTTCAGCAACGGAGGATGCCGCGTGGCAAAGTCGAGGCGAGTGCCGGAACGATCGAGGTCGAGATCGACGGCGTGACGGTCCGGGTCGGCCGCGGCGCGGACGCAAAGACCTTGATGGCGGTGCTGCGTGCGTTGAAAGCCGGCGCATGA
- a CDS encoding outer membrane protein, whose protein sequence is MKKLLFATAAAFAGIMAGPALAADMPLKAETPFAARFNWTSCYLGGHLGGGFAHMDITDPVQLVQDSFLGAGSTNGITTVSPGPSGVVIGGQIGCDYQFASSWVVGIEGAASGSTMKASRTVGLPLGNPDTALVRASTDFLPSVTARLGYAFDNVLVYARGGVALAGDRFNVTGSFAGAPFAFEGLDNRLGWTAGGGVDWAFSHHWSANIEYDYYQFGHGGVLMSDSINAFAGIVDVKQTVQVVKVGLNFHIWGSGW, encoded by the coding sequence ATGAAAAAACTGCTTTTCGCAACCGCCGCAGCGTTTGCAGGGATCATGGCGGGACCGGCGCTTGCCGCGGATATGCCGCTCAAGGCGGAGACGCCATTCGCTGCACGGTTCAACTGGACCAGCTGTTATCTCGGCGGGCATCTTGGGGGCGGCTTTGCCCACATGGACATTACCGACCCGGTGCAGCTCGTGCAGGATTCGTTTTTGGGCGCCGGCTCGACAAATGGGATCACTACTGTCAGCCCCGGGCCAAGCGGCGTCGTGATAGGCGGACAGATCGGCTGCGATTACCAGTTCGCCTCATCCTGGGTGGTGGGCATCGAAGGTGCCGCCTCCGGCTCGACCATGAAAGCCAGCAGGACCGTCGGACTCCCGCTCGGCAATCCCGACACTGCGCTTGTGAGAGCTAGCACCGATTTTCTTCCCAGCGTGACCGCGCGGCTGGGCTACGCCTTCGACAACGTGCTCGTTTACGCCAGAGGCGGTGTCGCCCTGGCAGGAGACAGATTCAATGTCACCGGCTCATTTGCGGGCGCCCCCTTTGCCTTTGAAGGGCTGGACAACCGCTTGGGCTGGACCGCCGGCGGCGGCGTGGACTGGGCTTTCTCACATCATTGGTCCGCCAACATCGAATACGATTACTATCAATTTGGGCATGGCGGCGTTCTGATGTCTGACTCGATCAACGCTTTTGCGGGCATCGTGGACGTCAAGCAAACCGTCCAAGTCGTCAAAGTCGGGCTGAACTTTCATATCTGGGGGTCCGGGTGGTGA
- a CDS encoding cytochrome C has protein sequence MRGYAKAVEGPANDGDKEYVPPISMMAIVGFTHTQAPLPSPTDPYKPNDNVVLSPFSAFWGGAITNDIGAFAQVTYNAPPAGGFGDPFGHTWTWDNTDVRFARTASIGPLDFIYGITANNNPTVQDVWNTTPAWSFPYAVSTLAPTPSSKTIIEGAFAAHVGGVGAYTFINDLLYLELTGYKTLGFSQQNALGTDPFGAPGQFGSVAPYWRVALEPHWGRHSLMVGTFGMYTDVHPWLDTSFATFSTGTFPMSDKFTDIGFDSQYQYQGDNYWLTLRGSYIREFQRLDASFANFASSNPTNLLNSLKLQASFAYGGDNRIVFTGQYFDIWGTEDANLYGLDAVTGNALTPNSNGWTAEIAYIPFGLSKAMGWPWFNARIGLQYTYYNKFNGTTIGAHDNNTLFLHAWFAM, from the coding sequence TTGCGGGGCTACGCGAAGGCCGTGGAGGGCCCCGCGAATGACGGTGACAAGGAATACGTCCCGCCGATTTCGATGATGGCCATCGTCGGCTTCACCCACACCCAGGCGCCGCTGCCTTCACCGACGGACCCCTACAAGCCGAACGACAACGTGGTGCTCTCGCCGTTCAGCGCATTCTGGGGCGGCGCAATCACCAACGACATCGGCGCGTTCGCGCAGGTCACCTATAACGCGCCACCCGCCGGCGGTTTCGGCGATCCGTTCGGACACACCTGGACTTGGGACAATACGGATGTTCGCTTTGCCAGGACCGCGAGCATCGGGCCGCTTGATTTTATCTACGGCATCACCGCCAACAACAATCCGACCGTTCAGGATGTCTGGAACACCACGCCAGCGTGGTCCTTCCCCTACGCGGTTTCGACGCTTGCTCCCACGCCCAGCAGCAAGACAATAATCGAGGGCGCTTTTGCCGCGCATGTCGGCGGCGTCGGCGCCTACACTTTCATCAACGACCTGCTGTATCTCGAACTGACGGGCTACAAGACGCTCGGTTTCAGCCAGCAGAACGCGCTGGGTACCGATCCGTTCGGCGCGCCCGGGCAGTTCGGCAGCGTGGCGCCCTATTGGCGCGTCGCTCTCGAACCGCATTGGGGCCGACATTCGCTGATGGTCGGCACATTCGGAATGTACACGGACGTCCATCCGTGGCTCGATACAAGCTTTGCGACGTTTTCGACCGGGACGTTTCCGATGTCGGACAAATTCACCGACATCGGCTTCGACTCGCAATATCAGTATCAGGGCGATAATTATTGGCTGACTTTGCGCGGCAGTTACATTCGCGAGTTTCAGCGGCTGGACGCGAGCTTTGCCAATTTTGCTTCGTCTAATCCGACCAACCTGCTCAACAGCCTGAAGCTGCAGGCCTCGTTTGCCTATGGCGGCGACAACCGGATCGTCTTCACCGGGCAATATTTCGATATCTGGGGTACTGAGGACGCAAACCTGTACGGGCTCGACGCTGTCACCGGGAACGCATTGACCCCGAACAGCAACGGCTGGACGGCCGAGATCGCCTACATCCCGTTCGGGCTCAGCAAGGCGATGGGCTGGCCCTGGTTTAATGCCCGCATCGGCCTGCAATATACCTACTACAACAAATTCAACGGTACCACGATCGGCGCCCACGACAACAACACCCTGTTCCTCCATGCCTGGTTTGCCATGTAG
- a CDS encoding ATP-binding domain-containing protein → MSLIAFTGPAGMGKTFQLMRREESTLVSAPLTDGQKVLALTFMHGSRRRLDDRLRRVPGLRGRFSCMTIDRFAWELCTRWRSLRRVEGLPELAEDQYDATCDAAGALMEKLSVRKWVAQTYPHVLIDEAQDLTPERLRIIRALEPAVVMHAAADEFQCLAAHLRPNPAVAWMQTRCQPLDLQIQRRTTQAGLIAAAHAIRAGRAVVAAHTLVVRAAPGTPPYHQAAATVANAIAWNGGTEIAVITPSKSGGFATGIVTRVGAGPIGRQQNGPYGIRWELSDDEFAMQQAGNLNLPENGNFDATIETLSAPGSHPAILMCRDWVARSHKLTGDTTFLPELVREQLKICFTRYRRFSRGHSSRLMAMTVHQAKNREFEGVIVLWPYTVAGNAEQKRRLLYNAVTRAKRWCTIVVQNASVLQQPPFAAPLAI, encoded by the coding sequence ATGAGCCTTATCGCGTTTACTGGGCCTGCCGGTATGGGGAAAACGTTTCAATTGATGCGACGTGAAGAAAGCACGCTCGTTTCTGCTCCCTTAACCGACGGACAAAAGGTCTTAGCTTTGACTTTCATGCACGGTTCACGCCGTCGTCTAGATGATCGCCTGCGCAGAGTACCCGGCCTTCGCGGGCGCTTTTCCTGCATGACGATAGACCGCTTTGCTTGGGAACTGTGTACGCGTTGGCGCTCTCTTCGTCGCGTTGAAGGCCTGCCGGAGTTAGCCGAAGATCAATACGACGCAACTTGCGATGCAGCGGGCGCGCTGATGGAAAAACTAAGTGTCCGGAAATGGGTGGCACAAACCTATCCGCACGTTCTTATCGACGAAGCGCAAGATTTGACGCCGGAACGGCTACGAATTATTCGAGCGTTGGAGCCGGCTGTTGTAATGCACGCGGCTGCGGATGAGTTTCAGTGCCTCGCTGCTCATCTAAGGCCGAACCCTGCCGTGGCTTGGATGCAAACTCGCTGCCAGCCGCTTGACTTGCAAATTCAAAGACGTACGACACAAGCTGGCCTGATCGCGGCGGCGCATGCTATTCGCGCAGGTCGTGCAGTCGTGGCCGCTCATACTCTTGTTGTCCGAGCAGCCCCCGGTACGCCTCCATATCACCAAGCGGCGGCAACCGTCGCGAATGCAATCGCATGGAATGGAGGAACCGAAATTGCCGTAATCACTCCGTCAAAATCGGGAGGCTTTGCAACGGGAATTGTTACGCGTGTCGGCGCAGGGCCAATCGGACGGCAGCAAAATGGTCCGTATGGCATCCGCTGGGAATTGTCTGACGACGAGTTCGCCATGCAACAAGCAGGCAATTTGAACTTACCTGAAAACGGAAATTTTGATGCCACAATCGAGACGCTTAGCGCGCCCGGCAGTCACCCCGCTATTTTGATGTGCCGGGACTGGGTTGCGCGCAGCCACAAATTAACAGGAGATACAACGTTCCTACCAGAGCTTGTTCGCGAACAGCTAAAAATTTGCTTCACGAGGTATCGAAGGTTTTCTAGAGGGCACTCCTCGCGTCTAATGGCTATGACCGTACATCAAGCTAAGAACAGGGAGTTCGAAGGCGTCATTGTATTATGGCCATATACAGTTGCCGGTAACGCCGAGCAAAAGCGTCGCTTGTTGTACAATGCTGTTACGCGAGCCAAGCGGTGGTGCACAATCGTTGTTCAAAACGCGAGTGTCCTGCAACAGCCACCGTTCGCTGCGCCGCTTGCGATATAA
- the tnpB gene encoding IS66 family insertion sequence element accessory protein TnpB (TnpB, as the term is used for proteins encoded by IS66 family insertion elements, is considered an accessory protein, since TnpC, encoded by a neighboring gene, is a DDE family transposase.) has protein sequence MIGPTGAVRVMVATKPVDFRKGAEGLAALVRETMTADPFSGAVYVFRAKRADRIKLIFWDGTGLCLFAKRLEDGIFRWPKIEDGVMRLSAAQLSALLEGLDWRRVHEARETVTPTQPS, from the coding sequence ATGATCGGCCCGACGGGCGCGGTCCGGGTGATGGTGGCGACCAAGCCTGTCGACTTCCGCAAAGGTGCCGAGGGACTGGCAGCGCTGGTGCGCGAGACCATGACGGCCGACCCGTTCTCGGGGGCGGTCTACGTGTTCCGGGCGAAGCGTGCGGACCGGATCAAGCTGATCTTCTGGGATGGCACAGGTCTTTGCCTGTTCGCCAAGCGGCTGGAGGACGGCATCTTCCGCTGGCCGAAAATTGAAGACGGCGTGATGAGGTTGTCGGCTGCACAATTGTCGGCGCTGCTGGAAGGGCTTGATTGGCGGCGCGTTCATGAGGCGCGCGAGACAGTGACGCCGACGCAGCCGAGCTGA
- a CDS encoding hemerythrin domain-containing protein, producing MIIERLSQEHRNIEKLLAILERELVVFDRGDRPDYEVIRAVISYFEVYPEVYHHPQEDLVFAKLRERDPVAAAKVGDLAREHHKGAERLRRVAHAVEYVLADGEVLRQNVYTIVRDFIAHERHHMMMEDRDFFPAALEALKPQDWTEIASAVTGHKDPLFSDVTEERFDALRAHILRLEQEAEAERK from the coding sequence ATGATCATTGAGCGCTTATCCCAAGAGCACCGCAATATAGAGAAGCTGCTTGCCATCCTCGAGCGGGAACTTGTGGTTTTCGACCGGGGAGACCGCCCCGACTACGAGGTTATTCGCGCGGTTATCAGCTATTTCGAAGTCTACCCGGAAGTATATCACCATCCCCAGGAAGACCTGGTCTTTGCCAAGCTGAGAGAGCGCGATCCGGTTGCGGCTGCGAAGGTCGGTGATCTCGCTCGCGAACACCACAAAGGGGCTGAACGCTTGCGCCGCGTAGCTCACGCGGTCGAGTACGTGCTCGCGGATGGTGAAGTTCTTCGGCAAAATGTCTATACCATTGTTCGCGATTTCATCGCGCACGAGCGGCACCACATGATGATGGAAGATCGAGATTTTTTTCCTGCCGCGCTTGAGGCCCTCAAGCCTCAAGATTGGACGGAGATCGCTTCGGCCGTAACCGGTCATAAGGATCCGCTGTTCAGCGATGTCACCGAAGAGCGGTTCGATGCGCTACGCGCACATATTTTGCGGCTGGAGCAAGAGGCTGAAGCCGAACGAAAGTAG
- a CDS encoding CBS domain-containing protein: MTTVRQLLDQKGGNTWSIHPDATVFEAVAKMAEKDIGSLVVMEGDEFVGIITERHYARNVVLKGKTSPATPVRDIMERRFVIARPEQSVDQCMALMTEKRVRHLPVFEGKKLIGIVSIGDLVKSTIGDQKFLIDQLEHYIRR, translated from the coding sequence ATGACTACGGTGCGACAGCTGCTTGATCAGAAGGGCGGGAACACTTGGTCTATTCACCCGGATGCTACGGTCTTCGAAGCCGTCGCGAAAATGGCTGAAAAAGACATTGGATCGTTGGTAGTGATGGAAGGCGACGAGTTCGTTGGCATTATCACCGAAAGGCACTATGCGCGGAATGTTGTTCTCAAGGGTAAAACGTCTCCCGCAACGCCCGTGCGGGACATCATGGAAAGACGCTTCGTCATTGCACGGCCTGAACAATCCGTTGACCAATGTATGGCCCTCATGACTGAGAAGCGCGTGCGCCATCTGCCGGTGTTTGAGGGAAAAAAGCTAATTGGCATTGTTTCAATCGGCGATCTTGTCAAAAGCACAATCGGTGATCAGAAGTTCTTGATTGATCAGCTCGAACACTACATCCGGCGGTGA
- a CDS encoding c-type cytochrome: MSLQTVLLTAAFAIVVSAGAHAEDKGTAAVPKQELEAKIAYCKTCHGVSGQGFRGAFPMPRLAGQQPEYLENQLQAFIERRRTNPVMFNVAHVLSPSMVTALATHFKDLNPKPLGGAGAPKELVAAGKQIYEDGVPSAEVPPCATCHGPEAKGADAFPRLAGQLNDYVAKKLLNWSKERGQDPAKPDNSAIMQPIAHNLTEAQVKAVAAYLSYLE; this comes from the coding sequence ATGAGCTTACAAACAGTATTGCTGACGGCAGCCTTCGCCATCGTAGTCTCCGCAGGGGCGCACGCGGAGGACAAGGGCACGGCCGCCGTTCCGAAGCAAGAACTTGAGGCCAAGATCGCCTATTGCAAAACCTGCCACGGGGTGTCGGGACAAGGGTTTCGTGGAGCCTTTCCCATGCCGCGACTTGCAGGACAGCAACCGGAGTATCTGGAAAATCAGTTGCAGGCATTTATCGAGCGGAGGCGGACCAACCCTGTGATGTTTAACGTGGCACATGTTCTGAGCCCGTCGATGGTGACGGCCTTGGCCACGCATTTCAAAGACCTCAATCCCAAACCGTTGGGAGGGGCAGGCGCTCCCAAGGAGCTCGTGGCCGCAGGAAAACAAATCTATGAAGACGGAGTTCCCAGCGCTGAGGTTCCTCCATGCGCTACCTGTCACGGGCCAGAAGCCAAAGGCGCCGACGCATTTCCTCGTCTGGCAGGTCAGCTCAATGACTATGTAGCGAAGAAACTTTTGAACTGGAGCAAGGAGCGGGGTCAGGATCCGGCAAAGCCCGACAATTCGGCCATCATGCAGCCGATCGCGCATAATTTGACCGAAGCCCAGGTTAAAGCCGTCGCAGCGTATCTCAGTTATTTGGAATGA